ACTGATACAGCGCGCGAATCCGCTGCGCGTCCTGCTCGAGTTGCACGGACGTCGCGTAGCCGCCGGACGCGAGCACGAACCGCGGAAACTCACGCGTTTTGATCGCGTCTCGCAACGTCGCGTCCGACAGAGCGTGGTTGCCGACGAATTCGATCTGCTTCACCTTGAGCTTCGGCCCCTCGGTGATCGTGAACACGATGCGATCGAAGGTCTGGTCCGGCATGCGGAACGACGCCCGCTCCCACAACACGGTCGCCTCGAAGTAGCCCTCGCTCTGGTAGAAGCGCTCGATCGCCTCGGCCGACCGCTGGATTTCAAAATCGTCGTAGGCACCCTCGTCGTCGAGCGTCAGCTGGTCGCGCAGGCGCGACTCGGAAATCGCGTCGTTCCCCTCGAAATAGACCTCGATGCGGCGTCGTTCGCGAATGATGACCGTAAAGTCGACCTCGCGGCGAGCGCGGTTGAAGCTGGTGTTGCGGTCGAAGTCGGTGCGCACGCGCACGCCCGGAAACCCGCGGCGCTGGTAGAGGTCCGCGACGCGATCGATGTCGCGTTTGAGCTGAGCGCGGTCGAAACGGCGCTCCCACCCGCGCCAGATCGGCCACAGCGCGAACCGCGTGTGGTGGAACATCCGCTTGATCTCGCTCGCGTCGACGTCGACGTTGCCGACGACGCGAATGCGACCGACGTAGTAGGGCGGGCCCGTGTCGACATGGACGACCAGTTTCGCCGCATCCGGTCCGTCCGCCACCGCGCTCACGCGAACCTTCGCCTCGAAGAAGCCGATGTCCGCGAGGTAGTCGCGCAACCGCTGAACCTCTTCGGCGAGGCGGCGACGCCGCTCGTCCGGATCGCGCGGCAACGGCTGGCCAACCTGCAATCGCAGGCGCCGGCGGACGTCCCGCTCGAACACCTTGTCTTGAACGAGCGTGTGCAACACGCCCGGGCCGTTGACGTGGATCGCGATGCGGCGTACCCGGGTCACCGGCGCGAGCGCCACCGTGACGACGACGCCGGAACCATCGGTGCGCTCGGTGACGCTCGCGTGGTAGCCGAGCGTCGCGCAGAACTCGACGACGGCGCGACGGCTGTCCGACGTCCATGCGTTGCCGACCGGCATGACCTGATCGAGAAACGCGCGCACGACCGACTCGGCTTCCAGCAGACGCCCGGTGACCTCGTAGCGCACCAGGGTGCGCAGCGGCGCCCTGACGTCGGGCAGCGGCGTGGCCACGGGGGCGGGGTTCTGCGCGCCGGGCGGCTGCGCGGGCGCCTTCGCAGGTTTGGGGGCGTCCGATCCGTCGCCGGCGGCCGACTGCGCGCGCGCGTCCGCGGCCACGGACAGGACGATCGCGGCGGCGACGGCGTGCGCGCGGATCATTCGCCGACTCTCCCCTTGACGCCCGCTTTGACGCGGTGACCGCGGAAGTCCTCGTCGGTGTCGTCGAAGAACTGCTTGAGCAGGTATTCGTACGCGAGCGACCACCGATCGGAAAGCTGATACTCCACCTGTGCGCTGAACGTGTAGCCCTGCAGCGTGCGCTCGAACTCCGTAAGCGCGCGCGCCTTGTTGCCGATGCGCTCCTCGACTCGGCCGCCGACGCCGGCCGTTCCTACCTCGAGGCGCACGACGTCCAAGCCGGTCGCATTGCGGAGCGGCTCCTCGACGAGCGCCGAAATGAAGTCCCCGAGATAATCCTTTGCGACCTGATCGAAGGCGCCGAGTCCCTCGGTGCGCGCCGTCGTTCGGCTGCCCTCGAAGTTCTCGTTGCCTGCAATGGGCTCATCGCCGAACAGCGAGCGCGTCTCCTCGGTCGTGCGGCCCGCGAACAACAGGGTCAGCGTTTGCGACTTGTTGAGCCCCGTGTTGGTGGTGTACAGGTCCCAGTTGAGGTTCGCGAGCGTCCCCTCGAGTGTCAGCACCACGTCGTGTTCCGTCCCGCGCGCGTCCAGGTAGGTCGCCTCGCTGCGGATGTCGATCGTCGGGTTGTCGTCCGGGAACTGTTTGAACCGCGAAAACAGGATTGCCCCCTCCGTGCGGTCGAAGCGGGTGCGCATGCCCTGGAACTTGAACGAGCCCTGTTGGACGCGGATCTCCCCGTCGAGCCGTGGGCGGCTCGGCGTGCCGGTGATCTCGATCTCGCCATCGAGATCGATGTCGGCGACGTTGTTCTTGATGGCGAATCCGCCCCCGGTCGTAACGCGCAGATCGATCTGCGCGTCGGCGAGCAGAGGAATCGCCTCGTAAAACGGCGGTTCGGTCTCTTGCACGCGCTCCGGCTTCAGCGCGGTGAGCAGCGGGTTGAATTTTTGAATGTAGCGCCCGTCGATGATGTCGAGTTGGCCGTAGATCTCCAGCCGATCGCGGTCGCCCAGAATGCGGAAGTTGCGCACGTCGACTTCCAGTTCGAGGATCCGCGGAATGCGGAACGGCAGGCCTTCGGCCGCGAGGGTGATGTCGACGTCGGCGGGTCGCCAGTCGTCCAGGCTCAGTTCGCCGCTGAGATCGAGGAGCTGGCCGGCGTCGTCGATCGTTCCGCCGAGTGATACGAACTCGACGACCTGGTCGTCGAAGTCGATTTCGCCGCGCGACAGCAGGACCTCGCGGCGAAGTCCGCGCGGCGTGAACGTCAGTGGATTGTCGCCGCCGAACGTCAAACGGCCGCTGATGTTCGGCATGCGGCCCGTGCCGTACAAGTCGATCTCGATTCCGGCGCTGCCGCTGGCGGCGGTGAATGCGTCCGGCGCCGCGACGTTCAGCAGCTTTCCGGCGACGCGACCCTCGAGCCGCAGGCCCCACGTCCGCGGTTCGAAGTCGTCCATGCCGACTGCGCCGCGCACTTCGAGGACATCCGTTTCTCCCGTGACGTCATCGTCGACCTCGATCGTGAAGCCGGTGAAGATGACGGACCGGTTCGTGACCTGCAGCTTGGCCATCGGGATGCGGATTTCGGCGTCTTGGCCGAGCGGGCGAACCGCGATGCCCTCGAGTTCGAGGATGCCGGTCACCGATGGCGCCGCGACCGGCCCGACGACGTCGATTGACGCGCGGGCGACGCCCTGTGCGCGCTCGAACACGTCGCGCAGGTAGGGCTGGAGCAGGCCGACATCGATGGCGCCCGCCACGTGTGCGTCGACGCGATCGCCGTCGATCCGGCCGGTCACGGTGAAATCGCCGGTGGGACCGCGGAACACGGCCGGCTCGACGAGCTGCGCCGTGTGGCCGTCGTAGCGGATGTCGACCGCGGACACGGCGCGCGCGCGGATCGGTCTCGGCCGCCCGTGGGGATCTTCGTCGTCCATGACGAGGACCAGTTCGGACAGATGAAGCGCGAATTCCGGCGGGCGGCCGGGGGCGACGACGAGGTGCTCGAACCGTCCGGTCATCCAACCGCGCACGCCGTAGCGCCGCGACCACTCGGGGAAGAACCGATCCAATTCGATGCGGCGAAACGCCACGTCGAGCTCGGCGCGCGGTTCGGGAGCGGTGTGCAGGACGCCGTCGACCGTCAGCGTGTCTTGAAACAGCGATCCGGACACGCGCATCTCGCCTTGCCCGGCCTCGGTCAACCGGAGATCTGCGGCGCCCAGAAACGCGTCCTTGAACCAGACGCGATCGAGCGACAGCGCGCCGGTGACCACAGGGACAGCCACGGTGCCGCCGAGCCGAAGGTCCGCGTCGGCGAGCCCGCCGATGCGGGCGCGCCCGCCGGCACCGGCCAGCATCGGCAGCGAATGGAGCGGAATGTCTCGAAGGCTCAGTGCGCCGGTCAATTCGCGGTGGGCGCCGACGGCCGCGTCGATGTCGACGCGGCCGCCGAGTCGGCGGTCGACGTGGAGCTGCACGGAGAGGGACCCGTCGGCCGCGGTCGCGCCATCGACAGTGAAGTGGTCGTAGGCATCGCCGGCGAGCACCAGATCGTCGACGCCGGCGCCAAACGTGGACACCGGGGCTGCGATCGGCCCCGACGCCGTCGCGTACACGTGCGCGACGCCGGAGACGGACTCGGACAGACCGGGAATTCGTCGCAGTTCCAGCCCCTGGCCGGACAGGCGGACGTTCTCCAGTCGCACGCGGCGTCCGCGAAGGGACACGGCGCCGCGCGCGGTCAGCCGGCCACCGAACGGCCGGGCGTCGGCGCGATCGATGACGATCCGGCCGTCGCGATAAGACCACGCGACGGTGGCGGACCCGATGTACGGGATGCCGCCGAGGGTGACGGCTGCCGCGGGAACGGCCGGGGCGGTGAGGGGACCGGCGATGCGGGCCGTGCCGTGCGCGCGGGCCGCGATTGGCGGATGCCCGAGCCGGCGCAGCCACGCGCGCAGGTCATCGGAGGCGAACGACAGGCCGAGGTCGACGGCGCGGGTGGCGAGATCGACCGTAGCGCGGCGCGACGCGACCCACGTGGCGCCGCGCGCGATGCGCAGACCGTCGGCGCGGACCTTGCCGCCGGCCAGTTCGACCGCGCCGCGCGCGCGCACGGCTCCGAGGTGCAGCGCGACCGGATCGAACCGCACGCCGCCCGGGATGGACCGGGCCGCGAGTCGACCGGACAGCATCGTTCCGGCGGTGAGCCGCGCCGTCGACCGTGCGATCCATGGTTGCAGCTGCAATGGACGGTCGATCGTGACGCGCGCGCGGAACGCCGCAGTCGGGTCGAGCGCGTAGTCGCCGGCCAGGTGGACGCTGCCGCCGGCCAGTTCCGCGCGCGCGTCGACGAGTTCCCCGGCGCGATCGGCCCGGCGGTACGTCGCCGTCGCCGTCGGAATCGCGATGTCGAGCGGGGGCCCCGCGGCGGACGGCCGGACGACGGCGCGGGCGTGCTCGACGGTGGCGCGGACGTCCGCGGCCGCCCGCGGTCCGGTGATCTCGATTCGCGCGCGGAGATCCTCGCCGGCTATCGCGCCGCCGGTGAGCGCGGCGGCAAGGCCCGCGGCGCGGTCGATGTGGACGTCGACCGCGTAGCGCCCGCCGTCGGCGCTGAGCCAATAGTCCTCGAGCCCGCCGGTCACGGTCAGCTCCGCGCCCTCGGCCGCGCGCGCCGTCGCCGACCACACGAGGTCGCGCGACCGGTCATCGTATCGCGGGACCGCCGGATCGTCCTTGGCGAGGGTCGCGACGCGGACGTCCTCGAGCGCGATCGACGGGGCGCCGGCGATCGCGAGCGCGCCGCGCGGGGCGCGGAGATCGGTGAGTCGATAGGAAAACCGCGCCTGCTCGTCGTGCGGTCCCTCCGGCTTGGCGTAGTACAGCCACCCCGTGGTGGTCGCGTCGTCGGCGCGCGCCCGGAAGCTCGGGAAGTCGAACTCGACGTCGACGCCGTCCACCGCGAAGTCGCGCAGGTCCCAGGTCGAGCTGCGCGCCAGGTCCTCCGCGCTGCCGGGCGGCGCCGGCGGGCGGTTCGAATAGAACGCGCCGATGAGGCTCACGACCGTGGTGTCGTCCGGGCTGGTCGGGTAGGGCTGGGGCTCCTCTCGGAGGAGCACCCAGCCGCCCCGCGGCGCGCGGATGTCGCGAAACACGTAATCGCGGCGCAGCGCGAAGTCGCGCAGCCGCATGCGCGTCGACAGCTCCGGCGCCGTCACGACCGGATCGCCGCTTGCGTCGTACACGGTCACGTCGCGCAAGGTCAGCCGGACCCAACCGCCGACCAGCAATCGCGGGGCGTCCGCGAGTGGCCACTCGATCGTGCGGACGGCGACGCGGCCGCGGATGCGCGCGTTGATGCGGTCGGTCACGAGGGATGCGAGGCGTTCGCCGTGAAACCAGATGCGCGCCACTGCGATCGCCGCGAGCGCCAGCAGCGCCGCCGCGATGGCCGCTCGGCGGCCCCGGCGGAGCCATTTCCGCTGTCGAGACAATGGCTTGGCGAAGCGGAGAGTAGCACGCGGGCGCGCGACGGGCCGTTGCGGTCGCGCGCAGCCGTGCCGCGCGGACGCGGGCGGCGGCCCGGCGCCGCCGCCGGCGATCCTGCGGCATGCCGCCCCCACGGCGCCCGCCGGCGCTCGGGTCGGCTGTCTCCATGTGGATGGCATTTCAAAAGGTTATGTGTGGCACGTCGTTTGTATTCGCTGTGCCGAAAGGAGTAGCTTATGGGCCGCCGACTGTTGTACGCCGCGCTGGTCGCCGCCCTCGCCGGGTGCGGGGGCGGTGGGGGCTCCGATCGCTCGGCCCCGGGAGCGGACGCCGGGATCGGCGATCTGCCCGATGAGGACGGCGACTCGATTGCCGACGAGCACGAGGGCCGCGCTTCGGGAACCGATACCGATGGCGACGGCGTGCCGGACTACCTGGACCCCGACTCGGACGACGACGGGATTCCCGACTACCGGGAAGCCGGCGACGACCGGACCGGCACGCCTCCGGTCGATTCCGACGGCGACGGCACGCCGGATTTTCGCGATACCGACTCCGACGACAACGGCCGCGCCGACGGCGTCGACGGGACCGAGGATCTCGATGGCGACGGCAAGGGTAACTTCGCCGACCTGGACGACGACGGCGACGGGATCCGCGACGTCGACGAGATCGGCCCGTCGGCGATGATGCCGCTCGACAGCGACGGCGACGGCCTGTTCGACTTTCAAGACATCGATTCTGACAACGACACGATCAAGGACCTGCACGAGGGCGTCGTCGACACCGACGGCGACGGAGTGCCGGCCTACCTCGACGACGACAGCGACGGCGATTGCATCCCCGACGCAGCCGAAGCGGGCGACGCCGACGTCGACACGCCGCCGGTCGATAGCGACGCCGACGGCAAGTTCGACTTTCTCGACTTCGACTCGGACAACGACGGACTCGTCGATCAGGCCGAGGACGTCAATTGCAACGGCTCGGCCGACGGCGGCGAGTCGTCGGCGACCAACCCGGACAGCGACGGCGACGGGATTTCGGATCTCGTCGAGACGGCCGCCGGCACGGATCCGAACGACCCCGGCGACAACCCGGCGGCCAACGGCGACTTCGTGTTCGAGGTGCCGTACATGAAGCCGCCGAACCCGCCCGACGACACGCTCGATTTCGCGACCGACGTGTCCCAGGCCGACGTGGTGTTTGCGATGGACACGACCGGGTCGATGGGCGGCGAGATCAACAACCTCAAGGCGTCCGTGTCGTCGCTGGTGACGCAGATCCGGGCGCAGGTGCCGAACATCGCGTTCGGCGTGGTGGAGTACCGCGACTTCCCCACGGGCGACTACGGGGTCGCCGGCGACTTTCCGTTCAAGCTGCGCCACCGGGTGATGACCGTCAACACCGGCGCGGGGCTGTCGTCGATCCAGTCTGCGGTCAACGGCTACAGCCTCGGCAACGGTGACGACACGCCCGAAAGCGGCTGGGAGGCGCTGTACCAGACGGCGTCGGGGGCGGGGATCGTTGCGGGTGGAGCCAACGTCCCGCCGTTCAACCCGGCGACGGCGCCGCCGGCGACCCCGCCGGCCGGAGAAAGCGTAGGGGCCATCGGCGGAGCGGGTTTCCGAACCGGCTCGCTGCCGATCGTCGTGTGGATGACGGATGCGTGCAGCCACAACTCCGACATCGGGCAGGCCAACAACTACTCGTTCTCCGGGCCGGCGCGCAGTACCACCGCGATCAACGCGCTGCTCGCGATCGGTGCCCGCGTCATCTCGGTCGTGTCGTCCGGCGACATCTGCACGCGGGACCAGCAGGCTCTCGGCGTCACGACCGCCACCGGGGCGGTCGTCCCGCCTTCGGCGTGGGGACCGGCAGGCAGCCGCCCGGCCGGTTGCTCGGTCGGCCAGTGCTGCACCGGCCAAAACGGCGCCGGCCAGGCACCGGACGGCACCGGCAACTGTCCGCTCGTGTTCCACATCGACGCCAACGGCAACGGGCTCGGCACGGCCACGGCCGACGCCGTCGAAGTGCTCACCGGCTTCGCGACCCTCGACATCGGCGCCGATGCGCAAGACGATCCGTCGGACGCGGTGGACGCGGTCGCCGAGTTCATCGATCGAATCGAGGCGAACCCGTCCGCGCCGGCGCCGTGTGCGTCTGGGCTCACGGCGATCGACGTGAATCCGGCCGACGGCGTCAACGACACGTTCGACGAGGTGACCCCCGGGACGACGGTCTGCTTCGACGTCGTGCCGAAGATGAACACGACCGTGCCGGCGCTCACGACGCCGCAGATGTTCAAGGCCACGGTCGTGGTGTCCGGCGACGGCGTGACGACGCTCGATACCCGCGACGTCTACTTCCTGGTGCCGCCAGAGATCCCCGACGAGCCGATCGAATGACGCGCCGTGGCTGCGCCGGTGGCAGCGATGCCAACTGCGTTGGCGGGCCGGGGCGCTAACGTGGCCGCCGGGCGCGGATCCCCGTTGGCCTCCGCGTTGCACTATGCTGGAGGTGTGCGCCGCGCGCCGCGGCGCCGCCGAAAGGTCACCATGTGGAACCCGTGGAGCGCCGTGGCCGGTGTCGCCGGTCGGACCCCGGAGTGGGCGAGCGGCAGCCATGCGTCGTCGCAGGGGTTTGCCGCCGGCTGGCGCGCGCGGGCGCTCGCCGCGCTGGTCGCGGTCGTCGCCATCGCCGGCACGGCCGGGTGCAACACGCCGTCGATTCCCATCCCGCCGCCGGACCCGGACCGGATGGTGTTCGCGGTCGACCCGGATGCGGGCACCGCGACGTTCGAATACGGGATTCAGCCGGAGTACGGCGGCGCGCAGGTGTACGTGCTCAACGAGGACCGCGGCGTCGGCGTGATCGATACCGCGCGCGCGGACGGTTCGGTCGGCCCGACGGCGCCGTTCGCGGGTACGCCGGGCGACCGGGTGCGCGTCACGTTCGACCTCGGCGACCAACTCGCGTCTACGTGCGTCGTGCTGGCGGATGGCGTGCCGGCGGGCGAGTGCGGCCCGTGAGGGCGGCTCGCTCGGCGCGGCTGTCGCGGCGCCGCCACTCAAGCGCCGGCCCGAGCGGTCGATGCGCCAGGTAGGGAGGCTGCCATGTACCGATCGATGAGCCGCCGAGGTGCCTGCGAGTGTTGTGGAGCCCTGGCCGAGCCGCACGACGCGCTACTCGTCGGTGGGGGCGTGCGGTGTGGGCGGTGCGCGCTGCTGCTCGACATCGCCGGGCATCTGGACCGCGCCGGCGGGGGCGCCGGCGTGCGCTGGCTTGCGGCGGTCCTCGCCGTCGCGTTGTGGGCGGTGGCCGGCAGCGGAGTGCTGATGGCCGCGGCCGCCGTGCTGCGTTGACGGCGCCGGCGCGCCGAGCGCGGCGAGCGCGGCCGCGGTAATGGTGTCGATACAACGCTCGCGCCCCCAGCGCGGCAACCCATCGCGCGCGAACCGTTCGCACAGCGCTTCGACCAGATGGAACAGCGTGAAGGCGGCGAGCGCGGGGTCGGCCTCGCGCCAAGGGCCTCTGCGCTCGGCCAACAGCCGCTCGACGGCGGCGACCACGGCGCGCTCGCCGGGACGATGGCCTACGCGCCGCTCGGCCGACGACAGCGCGTGCAGCACGCGGTACAGCGGGCCGTGCGCCACGTACAGGTCGAATACGGTCTCGACCACGCCGCGCGCGACCGCGGCGACGTCGGCGTCGGCGAGCGCCGCAAGCCGCGCGAGCACGGCGTCCGTTTCGACGGCCGATAGATCGTCGAGTAGTCGCTCCACGATCGCCTGCTTGTTCGGGAAGTACTCGTAGATGGAGCCGATGCCGACGCCGGCGGCGTCGGCGATGCGGTTCGTGTTGAAGCCGTCGGCGCCGGCGTCGATCAGCACGCGCCGAGCCGCGGCGAGGATGCGGTCCACGGTGGCCCGCGCGCGCGCCTGGCGCGGGCGGCGGCGAGCGGACGGCGTCACGCGGGCGGCCGATAGCGGTTGAGTTGGTTGTAGTACAGCGTGAGCACGCGGTTGCGCACGTCGCTCGGCAGTGGATCGAGCAGTTCCCAGACCTGGCCGAGCCGATCGCTGGGGGCACGCCCGCCGCC
This genomic stretch from Deltaproteobacteria bacterium harbors:
- a CDS encoding VWA domain-containing protein, whose product is MGRRLLYAALVAALAGCGGGGGSDRSAPGADAGIGDLPDEDGDSIADEHEGRASGTDTDGDGVPDYLDPDSDDDGIPDYREAGDDRTGTPPVDSDGDGTPDFRDTDSDDNGRADGVDGTEDLDGDGKGNFADLDDDGDGIRDVDEIGPSAMMPLDSDGDGLFDFQDIDSDNDTIKDLHEGVVDTDGDGVPAYLDDDSDGDCIPDAAEAGDADVDTPPVDSDADGKFDFLDFDSDNDGLVDQAEDVNCNGSADGGESSATNPDSDGDGISDLVETAAGTDPNDPGDNPAANGDFVFEVPYMKPPNPPDDTLDFATDVSQADVVFAMDTTGSMGGEINNLKASVSSLVTQIRAQVPNIAFGVVEYRDFPTGDYGVAGDFPFKLRHRVMTVNTGAGLSSIQSAVNGYSLGNGDDTPESGWEALYQTASGAGIVAGGANVPPFNPATAPPATPPAGESVGAIGGAGFRTGSLPIVVWMTDACSHNSDIGQANNYSFSGPARSTTAINALLAIGARVISVVSSGDICTRDQQALGVTTATGAVVPPSAWGPAGSRPAGCSVGQCCTGQNGAGQAPDGTGNCPLVFHIDANGNGLGTATADAVEVLTGFATLDIGADAQDDPSDAVDAVAEFIDRIEANPSAPAPCASGLTAIDVNPADGVNDTFDEVTPGTTVCFDVVPKMNTTVPALTTPQMFKATVVVSGDGVTTLDTRDVYFLVPPEIPDEPIE
- a CDS encoding TetR/AcrR family transcriptional regulator, producing MAGRPRGRLRGRTGRGRRRAVRGPCRTVRGRLRQARRPRHRAAVGDGRPGRRACPQRSARPGLGTARSTAERRAQPRAHAVLQPTQPLSAARVTPSARRRPRQARARATVDRILAAARRVLIDAGADGFNTNRIADAAGVGIGSIYEYFPNKQAIVERLLDDLSAVETDAVLARLAALADADVAAVARGVVETVFDLYVAHGPLYRVLHALSSAERRVGHRPGERAVVAAVERLLAERRGPWREADPALAAFTLFHLVEALCERFARDGLPRWGRERCIDTITAAALAALGAPAPSTQHGGRGHQHSAAGHRPQRDGEDRRKPAHAGAPAGAVQMPGDVEQQRAPPTPHAPTDE